The Acidimicrobiia bacterium genome contains a region encoding:
- a CDS encoding glycogen/starch synthase, whose product MRILLAASEFSPLVRTGGLGEAVAGIAGALAAAGHDVSVALPRYRHLTALGVEGEPAGPARATYRHEAGGIEVILVDDPSAFDRAGIYGDSHGEGYEDQWLRFGGFSAAVRAISHDYDLVHLHDAHAGPAALDNPTPTVFTIHNSAYGIFGPLVETAAVVGVDVRHTAPGADLEWWGQANFLKAGIAASDRVTTVSPSFARQLTEDASISGGLDGVLRSLPHPVAGIVNGLNPDEWNPRTDTAVTAPFTPNRPYPRKATRQALLAEAGLADGIVFGNVGRMAEQKGLHLLDPAIDLLVGEGLRLVLVGDGELNPMVDGWVERHPHAIWHAPYEERLSRVVSAGADFYLMPSRFEPCGIGQIYAMRYGAPPVVRLTGGLNDTVIDLDESPADATGFGFRDFRHEELIKTVRRAMRIFRQSRGEYRRLQRNGMLTDFSWGAAAQHYLVAYEQAMLYRRERSSGG is encoded by the coding sequence ATGAGAATCCTGCTCGCCGCGTCCGAATTCTCGCCGCTGGTCCGGACCGGTGGTCTTGGTGAAGCAGTCGCCGGCATTGCCGGAGCTCTGGCCGCAGCCGGGCACGATGTGTCTGTGGCGCTCCCCCGTTATCGCCACCTGACGGCCCTCGGGGTCGAAGGCGAACCGGCCGGTCCGGCCCGTGCAACCTACCGGCACGAGGCCGGCGGTATCGAAGTGATCCTCGTAGATGATCCTTCTGCTTTCGACCGCGCCGGCATCTATGGCGACTCCCACGGCGAAGGTTACGAAGACCAGTGGCTGCGCTTCGGCGGTTTCTCGGCTGCGGTGCGAGCCATCTCCCACGATTACGACCTGGTCCACCTGCACGATGCCCACGCCGGCCCGGCAGCCCTCGACAACCCGACTCCAACGGTATTCACCATTCACAACTCGGCCTACGGCATCTTCGGCCCTCTGGTGGAGACCGCAGCCGTGGTTGGAGTCGATGTCCGCCACACGGCGCCCGGGGCCGATCTGGAGTGGTGGGGCCAGGCCAACTTCTTGAAGGCCGGAATCGCCGCCTCCGACCGGGTAACGACGGTGAGCCCTTCCTTCGCCAGGCAGCTGACAGAGGACGCCTCCATCTCCGGAGGCCTCGACGGAGTCCTCCGCTCGCTCCCCCATCCGGTGGCCGGGATCGTCAACGGTCTCAATCCGGACGAGTGGAACCCCCGAACCGACACCGCCGTGACAGCCCCGTTCACGCCAAACCGGCCGTACCCGCGCAAAGCCACTCGCCAGGCCCTCCTGGCCGAAGCAGGGCTGGCCGACGGAATCGTGTTCGGCAATGTGGGCCGCATGGCAGAGCAGAAGGGCCTTCACCTGCTCGACCCGGCAATCGACCTGCTGGTCGGTGAGGGTCTGCGCCTCGTGCTGGTGGGAGACGGCGAATTGAACCCGATGGTCGACGGCTGGGTAGAACGTCATCCTCATGCGATCTGGCACGCCCCTTACGAGGAACGACTGTCCAGAGTTGTCTCGGCCGGGGCGGATTTCTACTTGATGCCTTCGCGTTTCGAACCGTGCGGGATCGGCCAGATATACGCGATGCGCTACGGAGCGCCGCCGGTTGTGCGCCTCACAGGAGGCTTGAACGACACCGTCATCGACCTCGACGAGAGCCCGGCCGACGCCACAGGATTCGGGTTCCGCGATTTCAGGCACGAGGAGCTGATCAAGACGGTTCGCAGGGCAATGCGGATCTTCAGGCAGTCGAGAGGCGAATACCGGAGACTGCAGCGCAACGGCATGCTGACCGACTTCTCCTGGGGAGCGGCGGCGCAGCACTACCTGGTCGCCTACGAACAGGCGATGCTCTACCGTCGGGAACGATCGAGCGGCGGATGA